A DNA window from Mucilaginibacter xinganensis contains the following coding sequences:
- a CDS encoding NAD(P)H-binding protein: protein MKIIVTGSLGNISKPLTKILLSRGHAVTVISSDPKKQTEIEALGATAAIGSIAAVDFLAETFTGADAVYAMIPLSYTEPDLTAYLRRMAQNYAQALKQTAVKRVVVMSGWAANLVQGENVEDVFDTLTDASITIMRPASFYTNFYQSMDLIRGKGLMGKFLALRYSGLWALLKRKTGLLMGNYGGDDRTVFVSPLDIADAVAEELLLKPDGKTIRYVGSEEMTCNEAARIIGTAVGKPWLKWVLLSDKQMLQGLKMAKVPEKLAETLVAIQAVMHSGKTLENFHRSQPKMGKVKLADFAKEFAAVYRKK, encoded by the coding sequence ATGAAAATTATTGTAACCGGGTCGTTAGGAAATATCAGTAAGCCGCTCACAAAAATATTGCTGAGCCGGGGGCATGCGGTTACCGTCATCAGCAGCGATCCAAAAAAACAGACGGAGATAGAAGCTTTGGGTGCAACGGCAGCCATCGGTTCTATTGCCGCCGTGGACTTCCTGGCCGAAACTTTTACAGGTGCAGATGCCGTTTACGCGATGATTCCGCTGAGTTATACCGAACCTGACCTGACTGCCTATTTACGCCGAATGGCGCAAAATTATGCGCAGGCCCTTAAGCAGACCGCCGTGAAGCGCGTGGTGGTAATGAGTGGTTGGGCCGCAAACCTGGTGCAGGGTGAAAATGTTGAGGATGTTTTTGATACGCTGACCGATGCCTCCATCACTATTATGCGGCCTGCATCTTTTTATACCAACTTCTACCAGTCTATGGATCTGATCAGGGGCAAGGGGCTAATGGGTAAATTCCTGGCCCTGCGCTATTCCGGACTTTGGGCACTGCTTAAGCGCAAAACAGGCCTGCTGATGGGTAATTACGGCGGGGATGACCGGACTGTTTTCGTTTCTCCGCTTGATATTGCGGATGCCGTAGCAGAGGAATTGTTGTTAAAGCCGGACGGCAAAACCATCCGCTATGTGGGCAGCGAGGAAATGACCTGTAACGAAGCGGCGCGGATTATCGGCACTGCGGTAGGTAAACCCTGGTTAAAATGGGTATTACTTTCTGACAAGCAAATGCTGCAGGGCCTGAAAATGGCTAAGGTTCCGGAAAAGCTGGCCGAAACCCTGGTAGCAATACAGGCGGTGATGCACAGCGGAAAGACTCTGGAAAATTTTCACCGGAGCCAGCCCAAAATGGGTAAAGTAAAACTGGCAGATTTTGCCAAAGAGTTTGCCGCGGTTTATCGTAAAAAATAA
- a CDS encoding helix-turn-helix domain-containing protein, translating into MNSPQPLRFKTITEYHRAAGLPKPEHPLISLVRMDTVRPPITEGSFSMIFDFYSISLKRVYNAKFKYGQQASDFDEGVLFFMAPGQVFGIELSKETRHRPEGWMILIHPDFMWNTTLAKTIKQYEFFNYSVNEALYLSDKEEMMLNGIADHIEQEYHANIDRFSQNVIIAQLELLLTYAERFYQRQFITRKIANHEILTRMEDLLSGYFNSGALAKQGLPSVAYIAETLNISPGYLSGLLKSLTGQSTQQHLHGKLIELAKEKLSTTNLSVSEIAYELGFEHLQSFSKLFKTKTSLSPLEFRASFN; encoded by the coding sequence ATGAACAGCCCCCAGCCTTTACGGTTCAAAACCATTACCGAATATCACCGGGCGGCAGGATTGCCCAAGCCGGAGCACCCGCTGATCAGCCTGGTGCGGATGGATACCGTTAGGCCGCCAATCACCGAAGGTTCGTTCAGTATGATCTTTGACTTTTATTCCATCTCGCTGAAAAGGGTATATAATGCCAAATTTAAATACGGGCAGCAGGCCAGCGATTTTGATGAGGGCGTATTGTTCTTTATGGCGCCGGGACAGGTATTTGGTATCGAGCTCAGCAAAGAGACACGGCACCGGCCGGAGGGCTGGATGATCCTGATTCACCCGGATTTTATGTGGAACACAACATTGGCGAAGACCATTAAGCAATACGAATTTTTTAATTATTCGGTTAACGAAGCGCTTTATCTTTCGGATAAAGAGGAAATGATGCTCAACGGCATTGCTGACCATATTGAACAGGAATATCACGCCAATATCGATCGTTTCAGCCAAAACGTGATCATCGCGCAGCTGGAACTGCTGCTCACCTATGCGGAGCGGTTTTACCAGCGCCAGTTCATTACGCGAAAGATTGCCAACCACGAGATCCTGACCCGGATGGAAGACTTGCTTTCGGGCTATTTCAACAGCGGCGCATTGGCTAAACAAGGTTTGCCCAGCGTGGCCTACATTGCCGAAACTCTTAATATTTCGCCCGGTTACCTCAGCGGTTTACTGAAGTCGCTCACCGGGCAGAGCACCCAGCAGCACCTGCACGGCAAACTGATTGAGCTGGCCAAGGAAAAACTGTCAACCACCAACCTGTCCGTTAGCGAGATCGCTTATGAGCTGGGTTTTGAGCACCTGCAATCCTTCAGCAAACTATTTAAAACGAAAACAAGTTTGTCGCCGCTGGAGTTCAGGGCGTCTTTTAACTGA
- a CDS encoding M1 family metallopeptidase yields MRFKTLTHCLGALGILLAAGSASAQTDSIKYNHLDAFGPITWPVTGAGTRSASGQPGEHYWQNRADYLIKASLNETPQDTTVTGEVTISYTNNSPDNLDHLWLQLDQNLFKPDSRGGATTPIGGDRFDVKGFSRGGYRIESVSVTYKGQTYKTEPVITDARMQIRLKTPMGPKGEKIQVKVNYSFSIPFYGADRMGRKKFKAGYVYEIAEWYPRMCVYDDVEGWNTLPYMGLGEFYCEYGDFDYYITAPANMTVVGSGDLQNAAQVLSEQQQKRYEEMRKSDKTVMIIKPEEVGQAATHPFKGTLTWHYKMQNTRDIAWAASTAFIWDGAKVNLPSSRKGIAMSAYPAESAGNDSWGRSTEYLKNSIEIYSAKYFEYPWNSAVNVSGVALGMEYPGAIFCLSDLKNGALWGDVTHEIGHNWFPMIVGSNERKYMWMDEGFNTFINQYSTEKFNNGEYFDAKARPSNGIARFMARATDPLMAAPEAMGLNDYGQYYNKTSLGLDILRNVVLGADRFDYAFNEYIKHWAFKHPLPYDFFRAMNDASGEDLNWFFKPWFFTTDKLDQAIQSVTYVKGNAANGALITLVNKEKLAMPVDLKIIQTNGKTETLHLPVNVWQRGGVWTFIYPSTVTIQSLEVDPDRQLPDVDRKNNVWGK; encoded by the coding sequence ATGCGTTTTAAAACACTAACTCACTGCCTCGGTGCGCTGGGCATACTGCTGGCTGCCGGCTCAGCATCGGCACAAACCGACTCTATAAAATATAACCACCTGGATGCATTTGGCCCCATCACCTGGCCGGTAACCGGTGCCGGTACACGCTCGGCAAGCGGGCAGCCCGGCGAACATTACTGGCAAAACCGTGCCGATTACCTGATAAAGGCATCGCTTAACGAAACCCCACAGGATACTACCGTTACCGGCGAAGTAACCATTTCATATACCAATAACAGCCCCGATAACCTGGATCATTTATGGCTGCAGCTGGACCAGAACCTTTTTAAACCTGATTCGCGCGGTGGCGCCACCACTCCTATCGGCGGCGACCGTTTTGACGTTAAAGGCTTTAGCCGCGGCGGTTATCGTATCGAGTCGGTATCGGTAACTTACAAGGGACAGACCTACAAAACAGAACCAGTGATAACTGATGCGCGGATGCAGATCAGGCTGAAAACCCCTATGGGGCCCAAAGGTGAAAAGATCCAGGTGAAGGTTAACTATAGCTTTTCAATCCCGTTTTATGGTGCCGACCGGATGGGACGCAAAAAATTTAAAGCCGGCTATGTTTACGAAATTGCCGAATGGTACCCGCGCATGTGCGTTTATGACGATGTAGAAGGCTGGAACACGCTGCCCTATATGGGCCTTGGCGAGTTTTATTGCGAGTACGGCGATTTTGATTACTACATAACCGCCCCTGCAAACATGACGGTTGTAGGATCAGGCGACCTGCAAAACGCAGCGCAGGTTTTAAGCGAGCAGCAGCAAAAGCGTTACGAAGAAATGCGCAAAAGCGATAAGACCGTAATGATAATTAAGCCGGAGGAAGTTGGCCAGGCTGCCACACATCCATTTAAAGGCACTTTAACCTGGCACTATAAAATGCAGAACACCCGCGATATTGCCTGGGCCGCGTCAACCGCCTTTATTTGGGATGGTGCAAAAGTTAACCTGCCATCGAGCCGTAAAGGCATTGCCATGAGCGCCTATCCTGCCGAAAGTGCCGGGAACGATTCATGGGGCCGCTCAACAGAGTACCTTAAAAACAGCATCGAGATCTATTCGGCCAAATATTTTGAATACCCGTGGAACTCTGCCGTAAACGTATCAGGCGTAGCGCTGGGAATGGAATACCCTGGCGCCATCTTCTGTTTAAGTGATCTTAAAAACGGCGCACTATGGGGCGATGTAACCCACGAGATCGGCCACAACTGGTTCCCGATGATCGTAGGCTCAAACGAGCGTAAATACATGTGGATGGATGAAGGATTTAACACCTTTATCAACCAGTACTCAACCGAAAAATTCAATAACGGCGAATATTTTGATGCCAAAGCCAGGCCATCAAACGGCATTGCCCGCTTTATGGCAAGGGCGACAGACCCGCTGATGGCTGCTCCGGAGGCAATGGGACTTAACGACTATGGCCAGTATTATAACAAAACATCATTAGGGCTGGACATTTTGCGCAATGTAGTATTAGGTGCCGACCGTTTTGACTATGCTTTTAACGAATACATTAAGCACTGGGCATTTAAACACCCGCTGCCTTATGATTTTTTCCGCGCCATGAACGATGCATCCGGCGAAGACCTGAACTGGTTCTTTAAACCCTGGTTCTTTACCACCGACAAGCTTGACCAGGCCATTCAATCGGTTACCTATGTAAAAGGCAATGCCGCCAATGGTGCACTCATTACCCTGGTTAATAAAGAAAAACTGGCCATGCCGGTAGATCTGAAGATCATCCAAACCAATGGCAAAACCGAAACCCTGCACCTGCCGGTAAACGTTTGGCAGCGTGGCGGTGTCTGGACATTTATTTATCCTTCAACGGTAACCATCCAGTCGCTTGAGGTTGATCCGGACAGGCAGCTGCCTGATGTTGACCGCAAGAACAATGTTTGGGGAAAATAA
- a CDS encoding SDR family oxidoreductase has product MKVFVTGATGFIGTAIVQELIGAGHQVLGLARSEESAAKLRAAGAEVHRGDLEDLESLRSGATAADAVIHAGFIHDFTRFAAVCEVDKLAIEAIGQVLAGSDRPFIVTSGTALVSPGTLATEDIIPPFNPAWPRASEQAADALAAQGVRAAAIRLSPSVHGDDDKHGFIPILVNLAREKGVSAYIGEGQNRWNAVHRLDAARLFRLALENATPGARFHGAAEEAITVKTIAEAIAKQLNMPVVSIAPEQAGEHFGWFAQMAAVDCPASSKLTRERLNWHPTHATLLADIEHGVYTK; this is encoded by the coding sequence ATGAAAGTATTTGTTACAGGAGCCACAGGCTTCATTGGTACTGCTATTGTGCAGGAATTAATAGGTGCCGGGCACCAGGTGCTGGGCCTTGCCCGTTCGGAAGAATCGGCTGCTAAACTCAGGGCAGCGGGTGCTGAAGTGCATCGGGGCGATCTCGAAGATCTGGAGAGTTTGCGGAGCGGTGCAACTGCGGCAGATGCCGTGATCCATGCCGGTTTTATCCACGACTTTACCCGGTTCGCGGCAGTTTGCGAGGTGGATAAGCTGGCCATTGAAGCCATTGGCCAGGTGCTGGCGGGTTCCGACCGCCCTTTTATCGTTACTTCCGGTACTGCGCTGGTTAGTCCCGGAACGCTGGCTACCGAAGATATTATTCCGCCTTTTAACCCGGCCTGGCCGCGGGCGTCTGAACAAGCCGCGGATGCTTTGGCAGCCCAGGGCGTTCGTGCGGCTGCCATACGCTTATCACCATCAGTACACGGCGATGACGACAAACATGGATTTATTCCCATTCTGGTCAATCTTGCCCGCGAAAAAGGTGTTTCCGCTTATATAGGGGAAGGGCAAAACCGATGGAATGCGGTACACCGGCTGGATGCCGCCCGTTTATTCCGCCTCGCTTTGGAAAATGCTACCCCCGGCGCCCGTTTTCATGGTGCTGCCGAAGAAGCCATTACCGTTAAAACCATAGCCGAAGCCATCGCCAAACAACTCAATATGCCGGTGGTATCTATTGCCCCGGAACAGGCTGGCGAACATTTTGGTTGGTTCGCACAGATGGCCGCGGTAGATTGCCCTGCTTCCAGCAAACTCACCCGCGAAAGGTTGAACTGGCACCCAACTCACGCTACCTTACTTGCCGATATTGAACATGGCGTTTACACAAAATAA